In one window of Helianthus annuus cultivar XRQ/B chromosome 17, HanXRQr2.0-SUNRISE, whole genome shotgun sequence DNA:
- the LOC110923993 gene encoding replication protein A 70 kDa DNA-binding subunit B-like: protein MSASSVQTVSSGKKSDGEPPSLSLSFIDDLNPSKDMWNLKCRIIRKWVQSFRMDLISLDDKGRKIQAGIKAPLIPVFISQLHEDEVVILSRFGVGENTDAYKVINHGYKINFYRCTVVTRANGWQGVDYGFNFIAHSHIVNGEGKDMLTCGMTVSDNLIYVLPPFQISIIYVAMFTILDVAGIVVWGEVVRCTLWNAYAQEFNDFLSQNSPNETVMAVIQHARIRKWQGQYTVQSDKFGSRLFLNQEIDEINELRRSLLVKQFEAGASSSQTIRSSQSVFPVRQEFLIETPKRHVDEIIEIDSVMSCVVVATIKIVQQNYGWFYPACRDCNKKVLTKIEYLQYAKTISDEVMNLSPTSLVCPKCDKECTSITIKFKVHLRVQDEIGSVSFVMFDKDVMKLIGSTANDIRERQVKVDDTETFPHEISRLVEKKLAFKIEVSDYNLNHDYHIYTIQKVCDDLDIIAELVVGNGNALEVADEMVGTDISKDVVSVMADSSVVEVEKDSATSPNSKRSLQDVEGQNVGELSSNNKRNRRKPSRLNT from the exons ATGTCTGCATCTTCTGTGCAAACCGTGTCATCCGGCAAGAAATCCGACGGTGAACCACCATCTTTGTCACTCAGTTTCATTGATGATTTGAATCCGTCCAAAGATATGTGGAATCTCAAGTGTCGAATCATTCGGAAATGGGTTCAGTCCTTTCGGATGGATCTGATCTCGCTCGATGACAAG GGCCGTAAGATTCAGGCAGGGATTAAGGCTCCATTGATACCTGTGTTTATCTCACAGCTTCATGAGGATGAAGTTGTTATTCTCTCCAGATTTGGTGTTGGAGAAAACACTGATGCTTACAAAGTTATTAACCATGGTTACAAGATTAACTTTTACCGGTGTACGGTTGTTACACGTGCGAATGGTTGGCAAGGTGTTGATTACGGATTTAATTTCATCGCACATTCACACATTGTTAATGGAGAAGGAAAGGATATGCTCACGTGCGGTATGACTGTTTCTGATAATCTGATATATGTTTTGCCTCCCTTTCAAATCTCAATAATTTATGTTGCTATGTTTACCATTTTAGATGTTGCTGGAATTGTTGTCTG GGGAGAAGTAGTCCGTTGTACTTTGTGGAATGCGTATGCACAAGAATTTAATGATTTTTTGTCTCAAAACTCTCCGAATGAGACTGTGATGGCAGTCATTCAACATGCGAGGATTAGGAAGTGGCAGG GTCAATATACTGTTCAGAGTGATAAGTTTGGAAGTCGTCTATTTCTCAACCAAGAAATTGATGAGATTAATGAACTTCGCAGGAG tcTTTTAGTGAAACAATTTGAAGCTGGTGCTTCTTCTTCTCAAACCATTCGTTCATCTCAGAGTGTATTTCCAGTCCGTCAAGAATTTCTAATTGAGACTCCTAAGAGACATGTTGATGAAATTATTGAGATTGATAGC GTAATGTCATGTGTGGTAGTTGCAACGATcaaaattgttcaacaaaactATGGCTGGTTTTATCCGGCATGTCGAGACTGTAACAAGAAGGTGTTGACCAAAATTGAGTACTTACAATATGCTAAAACCATTTCTGATGAGGTCATGAATCTGTCACCTACTTCATTGGTTTGTCCGAAATGCGATAAAGAATGCACATCGATAACCATAAA GTTCAAAGTACATTTGAGAGTGCAAGATGAAATTGGCAGCGTTTCTTTTGTGATGTTTGATAAAGATGTAATGAAGCTTATTGGTTCAACTGCGAATGATATAAGGGAACGCCAAGTGAAGGTCGATGATACTGAAACTTTTCCCCATGAAATATCACGGTTGGTCGAAAAGAAGTTGGCGTTTAAAATTGAAGTTTCTGATTACAACCTTAACCATGACTACCACATCTACACGATCCAAAAAGTATGTGATGATCTGGACATAATCGCTGAATTGGTTGTTGGTAATGGAAATGCTCTTGAGGTTGCTGATGAG ATGGTCGGTACTGATATTTCAAAG GATGTTGTATCTGTTATGGCCGACTCTTCCGTTGTCGAAGTCGAGAAGGATTCGGCCACCAGTCCTAATAGTAAACGTTCGTTGCAGGATGTGGAAGGTCAAAATGTTGGGGAACTCTCTTCTAACAACAAAAGGAACCGGAGGAAGCCATCTAGGCTTAACACTTAG
- the LOC110923994 gene encoding uncharacterized protein LOC110923994, which translates to MACNPATYDGKIDPIACQRWVSNIEAVFIRSRCDKEDQVMFATGQLTLQAKDWWDAHSKEIGEDRLQMMTWQEFKEPFMRYHCPQSAIDKIQEDFLRLRQKNESINEISNIFMDKMKFCGDFMKTERMKINRFYGVLKEKFREFITPSKCETLDELINLARDREIEIKRQEERGEKRSSEKGASSSPSKKGKYQEQGRKDKSKGGITPCKTCGKLHTGECLLGKKGCYKCGDTSSRNAQNFSKSQKKEDKKQEGSRSKERMFQITSEEAKSQPNVVSDIFLLNSIPVYVLFDTGATMSFISHEIIQHPSFKIERMPMPLEVEIADSKIYMLREICRNCKFTIEDEEFDIDLIPMVLGEFKIIVGMDWMARHRVEINCENKIMFVQAPSGRQLSIQGERNVETKLCTLVQAFKYVLNGSRAYLAYVVDARQTLPKLEDVRSLMNFRTYFRRNCRDSLPNGK; encoded by the exons ATGGCGTGCAATCCTGCAACGTACGATGGTAAAATCGACCCGATCGCATGCCAAAGATGGGTTTCAAACATAGAAGCGGTATTCATACGAAGTCGGTGTGATAAGGAAGATCAGGTGATGTTCGCTACTGGCCAACTCACTCTCCaggcgaaagattggtgggatgcgcATAGCAAGGAAATAGGGGAGGATAGACTCCAAATGATGACCTGGCAAGAATTCAAGGAGCCCTTTATGAGATACCATTGCCCTCAGTCGGCTATTGATAAGATTCAGGAGGATTTCTTGCGCCTCCGACAGAAAAATGAGTCAATAAACGAAATATCAAATATTttcatggataagatgaagttctgtggGGATTTCATGAAGACTGAAAGAATGAAGATCAATCGTTTTTACGGGGTATTAAAGGAGAAATTTAGGGAGTTCATCACTCCCTCAAAATGTGAGACCCTTGATGAACTTATCAATCTGGCACGAGATAGAGAAATTGAAATTAAGAGGCAAGAAGAGCGTGGTGAAAAGAGATCAAGTGAAAAAGGTGCAAGTTCGAGCCCATCTAAAAAGGGGAAGTATCAAGAGCAAGGAAGGAAAGATAAGTCGAAGGGTGGTATTACGCCTTGCAAGACTTGTGGGAAACTTCACACTGGAGAGTGCTTGTTAGGCAAGAAGGGGTGCTACAAATGTG GGGACACATCAAGTCGGAATGCCCAAAACTTCAGCAAGAGTCAAAAAAAAGaagataagaagcaagagggttCTAGATCTAAAGAGAGGATGTTCCAAATCACATCCGAAGAAGCCAAGTCCCAACCAAATGTGGTCTCAGATATCTTTCTATTAAACTCCATAccggtttatgttttgtttgatactggagccacTATGTCGTTTATTTCTCATGAAATCATACAACATCCTTCATTTAAGATTGAACGAATGCCGATGCCTCTAGAAGTAGAAATAGCCGATAGTAAAATCTATATGTTACGCGAGATATGTAGAAATTGCAAATTCACTATAGAAGATGAGGAATTCGATATTGACCTCATACCTATGGTTTTGGGGGAATTTAAaattatagtgggaatggattggatGGCACGACACCGTGTGGAAATTAATTGTGAAAATAAGATAATGTTTGTCCAAGCTCCAAGTGGAAGGCAATTGAGTATTCAAGGGGAGAGAAACGTGGAAACCAAATTGTGCACCCTTGTCCAAGCCTTTAAATACGTACTTAATGGGAGTAGAGCATACCTAGCTTATGTGGTAGACGCTCGGCAAACCCTCCCGAAGCTTGAAGATGTTAGGTCATTAATGAATTTCCGGACGTATTTCCGGAGGAATTGCCGGGACTCCCTCCCGAACGGGAAATAG